The genome window AGTGAATGAGGATGGTAATAAATAGTTCCAATATCTAAAGATTGTCTTACTACctataatttatttattacaaGAATTACATAACATTAtcttatttaaagatataaaataaataatgtatAAAAGGCAAAAACGGCATAGTTTTTGCATGCAGCATTTAgttgatgaaaataatcaattttttgattcattttctttcaatttttggGTTATATTCGCCTTCAGTTCCTCAATTTGTCCCTTGATTGTATTTATACCATTCTGAATTCTATAAATCTCTTCTTGTTCCAATTGTTTGGAGAATACACAATCTTTAGTCTTATTAGATGGTAACAAATTACCTGGCTTGCTCATTAAAATCTTGAAGAAAGCTTCGTTTGgttcattaaaaatgatcTCATCATAAAAAGACGAACTGACTTCATTCATCTGTTCTGGTATTGGTTTTTGGTCTGTGGTAAAAATATACGGATGAAGTCTTAAATGGTGGTAAAAactgatatttttttctccCGATTCTTgcacaaaataaatttttatattaatctCGAATTCACCCCAACCGGTTTCAGTCAATTCAAATGGTGGTGCCTCAACAGTTCTTATAGGATTTGGGTATGTATCATGCAGCTTAAATACGACCTTTTCAACATAATAAGAAATATCCTCATTCTGTGGTCCTCTCACAAAAATAGTCCATAAATGTGTATGCTCTGTTGGTGCATTAGGTGGTCTTACATCGCCAAACTTTTTAGCAGTATTCCCAAAAACTATTGGTCGAGTCACTGACAACGTCTTAATTCTTTTACTAACTGGAGCTGCCATTTTTTACACTTAAAATGCTATGTATACACCTGTATGATCAATAATTTACGCTTAATATTCGATTCCATTCTCTTAAACATGcaacaatttaaatatacatttatAAATAGTCTTCTATTTTGAATGTTGTTCACAAATTGTAAgaatgttttattttcaattttcttGCAACGTTAAGTTTCACTCATAAACAAGCGCACGCAGGcttgaaatatatttatattacaTTGAAATCTATCtgatatttaaataaaagatttaatagaataaaaataaaaatataaagcaTACATAACAGGGAGCAACAAACATAGACTGAAACCCCATTAACAAGAAAAATGACAGTGAAAACCATATATATTGCTAGACATGGTTATAGATCGAATTGGCTCCCACAAGGCCCATATCCTCCACCTCCAACCGGTGTCGATAGTGATGTTCCGTTAGCAGAACATGGCTTAACTCAAGCCAAAGAACTAGGccattatattttgtcTCTAAACAATCAACCCGAACTTTTGTTTTCATCTCCATTTTATCGTTGTATTCAGACATCAGAGGCAATTGCTGCTTTACTTGAGCTGCCGATTTACTTAGATACAGGCATTGGAGAATGGTACAAACCTGATAGAGCTATCATCCCTGTCCCGGCCTCCTATGAGGTTCTGAGTCAGTTATTTCCAACAAAAATCAGTGATGATTGGTCTTCTACTATTTTGCCAAGTGATAAGGGTGAAACAGAggaagatatatttaatagatGTAAGACATTTTGGCCTAAATTCATTGATACTTTGGAAGATAGTTTTCctaatattgaaacaatCATTTTGGTCACACATGCGGCTACGAAAATAGCCCTTGGGTTATCATTACTAAAAAAGAGTTCAGCTAGAGATGCTATTGATTCTGAAGGCACCTTAATTAGAAGTGGCAGTTGTTCGCTAGATAAATACGAATTATTGGAAACTGAATATAgtaaagatgatgatagCACATTTGTTCTACCGTTTGAAAAGAGAACATGGAAAATTACAATGAACGGAAACACTGAATACTTAACAAAAGGTGAAGAGATGAATTGGAATTTCCAGAGCTCTTTTGAAGCCGGTTCTGATGCTGACATTAGAGCAAGAATGATGGCTGCTGCTGAAAAGGGAGAAGCACCTGATGCTTCTATAAATAATAGTCACAAAGCAGAAACAGAAACAGTTTATGTTAGTGTGGATATTCCGAGCAAAAATTACAGAAACACACATACGATTGACAGGGCAGCAACATTACAGTATTCAGGCTTAGAAGAGAATTCCccattattcaaaattggTGACAAAATCTATGAAGGCCAGTGGAAAAAGTTAGTTGGAACAGAATTAGCTTTTCCAAATGCAGCTAAAGTAATGAACAAAAAAGTCTCGTTGGAACATACTATACCAAAACCACTTGATTTAATCAACCAAGACAATCAAACAAGTAACAATGCTTCAATTGATAATCCAGAGGAGCCAACTAGCGTTAATAGCATCGCAACAGAAAAGGACAAGAATGATGTCCATCCCGAAAAAATCTATAAAATTACTGATAGAATAATCTTATCAGAAGTAAAACCTATGTAATAGCACATCAACAGTTTATATAACATCAAATTTTCGATTGAACTTGAATACCATATAATCACATAACTGTTCCTTGATTGGGACAGCATTCATTAAGAGAGGTTtccattttatatatagcataaatatatatcacGTGCTATAATCATATTACTCATTTTATATGTACTTTGCATGCAAACGAGCACCTCTCTATAATATGAAATTTTGGCACCTTTAACtagtttatttaaatagtttattgataaaatattgCATTGAGAAGAATCGTGTGCTTTACGAGTGCATGTATATTGCGAATTTACATTTTCAGAGAATAGTAAGGGGTGTTTGAATCAACTCTTAAACCAAACGATAGTGTTAGATCAAGAATGTTAGAGACATATTTATCCGGTTACGATGTCATTCTTGGTAGTTCATCACCTAGAAGATACGAAATTGTTCACGATAACTTAGGGCTACAAACATTCAAGGTTATAGTACCggaatttgaagaaaatttagataaaCAAAACTATCTAAATAGACCAATTGACTACGTTCGTGATACTAGTAGATATAAAGCTGAAGGTATTTTAGATGGATTGAAAGAAGAATGTAAATTAAAGGAACATAATTCCAGTAAACCGATAATAGTAGTTTGTGCAGATACTGTGATAATTGATAAAGACAACAAGATTTATGAGAAACCTAAATCATCTGAAGATCAATTCAATAATCTTAAAAAGTATTGCTATTCAAATGAAATCTTTAGTGTTATCACTGGTGTCACATTAATCTTATTTGATCCCTACATCAGTCAACATAAAATGTTGGCATTCGATGATAAAACTGACTTATATTTCGATTCCAGTGTACCAACCGAACTAATTGACTATTATGTCAAATCTGGAGAAGGCATGAACGCTGCAGGTGGATTCAAAATCCAAGACACCAGCGGTTCATTCATAAAAAAAATCGAAGGTGATTTCTATAATGTCATCGGGTTGCCTCTTAACAAGACAGTGATGAACATTTTCAAACTAATAAACTAATACAATTACTATGCTTCATATAAGGGATATGCGTATCTtgtttcatatatatatattcatacATGTATTTACTCAATAGTATATATGCACATTTCTATCGGCGTTAAAATAACCCAAGAAGTGACAAAACAAGATGCCACAATCAAGAATGAAGATACTGTCTTCAAAGTGACATTTAACAATATCCACGTACGCTATGaactttattttataatgtaCATcataaatttcattaacatCGAAATAGTTATTGATCACATGACTATTCGGCATTTTTCGGAGAAAACAATCCCCTTTGGATATACGCTCTATTCACTGCAACATCGAAATTTAGAAAATCGtaattattcaaatcagCATCTCACCACAACAGTTTCTTAGGATTAGTTAAAGATTTTTTTATCGCTAGTTTTCAGATTACTTAAGCCGGCAGTTGAACGAAAGCGCAATGAAAAAAgtagaagaaaatgaacttttgatgatttttaacttttcGAATGGCATCAATGGGACGTTGGTTAAGAAAAGAAGTGAGAACACGGGCTTGtttttttcgaaatttgttttattgtgaatataaaaaaagaaagaaaaaacaaaatttgttttttcttttatttcttctcACGCTAACAATATGTGCACTGGTTGATGTTATAATACCAAGAACTTAAACGAAAGTAAACttgtttttaaaagaaaacacCGTAGTACAATTGTTATACTTTAATGATCCAAAACTTCGAACTACTGACTGCAGTATATATTCATAGTGGGTTAAGTCGACAAAGTTAACTTAACAAATGATATGATATCTGGAAATTTTATCGCATTTATGAAATTGTGCATCGGGTTGGAAACGAAATTGATAGCAGTGatatcaattattaaacGGAAAGCAATGATAAGTTCTATGTAGCAACAATTGAGTTTTGCGATATTGTAGAGAGATATGCGTAGTTTGGGCTACAAAAACTGTGAAATTATACATGGTAAGGTAGAGAGAGATGtgtaaattttattttgcaGGTGATATTTCGGGTTTGAAGAAGTAAgagttattgaaaattcaaaaattgaaaatatctATTGGAAATGTAACAGATTTTGTTCGACATTTTCTTAAAGGCttgttttgttattttctttatattcCCAGTCAGGTTACTTCTTTCTCTCATAAgacataatatttcaaaaaatttcttcagtgtaattatatatatgtatgtatatataaactgTTTGAATTTCATCTTGAACAAGTTGGAAAGATCTCATCTCctatcttttatttttcttaagTTGTATTGTTCTGATTGTAGTTTATATACAGTTTTTCTCCGTATTAGACAAATACCAATAGCCACAAAAgcaacaaaaataaaacaatacGACATGTCTAAGATCTACACTTACGAAGAAATTGCTGAACACAACACTACCGAATCCTCTTGGATTGTCATCGAAGGTAAAGTTTACAATGTTACCAAGTTTTTAGACGAACATCCAGGTGGTGatgaaatcatttttgatttaGCCGGTACTGATGCTactgaaaattttgaagatattgGTCACTCTGACCAAGCTTTAAAGGTCTTGAAGACTTTATACATTGGTGATGTCGACAAGAACAGTAAGCCAATTGCCGTCAAGAAGACTGTTAACGATCATGCTGAATCCGGTGAACCATGGCAAGGTAATGCTAACATCGTCATGGTTTTAGCAGCTATCTTCTTCTATGTTGCATACCAATGGGGTAACAAATAAGTTTGATATCATTTGACCTCAAAATCTGTATCatattaaacaaataaaaaacgATATCAACACACCATATCCAAagtaattaattaattaattacCTTCTATCCTAATGTTTCCAATTCAAATTagtaattcatttaataatttataaaaaggaattatttatttattacaatgcatatatacatatacataaatatatttttatgaataataatatttatttttcatctaCACCTAATAATTATTCTATAATATATCTCATaagcatatatatataattataattacGTGGttctctttttttgttttttagGTCAGGGATCTACAGAACCTAATGAGTAAGACTTATTAGCCAATACACTCTTCgtatttttaatatagaCAGTAAAAAGGTCAATAAAAGACTActtcaacaaaaaaagGATACCGTCATTTTTTAGACATAGGGAGGGAATAATTTGATAGCAGAGATAGTGTTTTACATATTACTCATGGCATTATTTGCGTATCTTAAAACATTACTTGACCACAGATCCTAGCATCTAATAATCGAACCAAATTGGTATATTCTTAGTAATGTAACCATGCTTGCTTTGCTGGATATGCTGATATTTCCTAAAGTGAATATGATTTTTCGGCTATATACGGCTACAGACACTAACAGATCTCATTTTAAAATGTAGGTCATTCTTCGAGCTTAAGCGCAAGCATAATCGATATCTGCCAAGTTCCGTTCGAAAACGTTACGGAAGGGAACAATCCCATTAGGTTTAGTATTACAAAAGCGACCTTTTGTAATCCGAGATGTGATATCGTTTCTATAAACAGAAGCTAGTACAGTTTAACCTAGCACTCCCTGAGTGAACAAACAACAACGgctttattttattatatgattGAAACTGATTACCCCATACTCCAAATAATTCCCCGCTATTATATTTGACCAAAAAGTAGATAGATATAACTCCGTTTGTGTTCCAATTGGGAAATCTTAGGGAgatattacaaaatttcCGTTTATTGATCAGTTCAACTATTCTATTATCGGAAAGTAATAATGacataattatattctaacataataaaacaattcCTTTCTATCTGTTAAATACTTGGAGTCAATACGTAGTCTTCTATAGGGATGCAggatttttaaattaatattagtaGTCTCATCGAATATGCATTGCTCGACTCTATTTTCATAAAAATGCTCGGAAACCATTTAATCATACATTTCAATGCGCTATAAAGCTAGTATCAATCACAGAGAAGCAAATTATTGAAGTTTTGATTGCTTAAATGTACAATAATGAATGATCTGTGATAAGGCAACCAATTAAATTGGCcataaaattaatgaaatccgaaaaataaagatatgaCAGGGAAGTGAAATTCGTCCAGGCTGCATTTTTACCGTGGAATAACAGACATACAAAAAAAGCTCTGGATTAACTTTTCCCCTTATGCGTTTATACAACTTTTTAAATCTGACAAAAAAGTTGAATTGCCTCCATGTGTGAGGAAAATGTTTCATTTAAGATTAGATTGATTTTAGAATAGTGTTGTTGTACGCCATTTTGTAACCTCTTCCTCTTTTGTTTCCACATACAAAGTGGGAGCTATTTTGCAATTTGGCAATAGTGAAAATGTGGACAAGCTCTTTGTATGCTTCTTCATATTGTAAGTTATTCTAAGAGCCAACGAGGAAGCAGAGCAGCACAGTGCTCTAAATTACCCCCTACTTTAACTGCGCCGTTCGATTATTACTGGAATCTCTAAAATACTTTAGGGAGATATACTATAAGTAGTATAAAAGGACGCAACAATTAGTGCTCATTTGTAGTCATGCCTCATGTCCACTTTCGGTTTCTCAATCAGGTTGTTTGTTCATAAAATGCTTGAGTAATGGTGATGTAATGATTCCTGGTCATTTCGCTTCACATCCGTCCGATAATAGCATGTATGCGCTTTATCTACCGCCTTACCTTTGTCTTCGGttattgtttgtttttatttttatatataccCAATTTTCCCATCACTCCAAACTTGCATTACGGTATACACTAAACAAAGTATAAACCCCCCTCTTTTGTTGAAAAAAAGtccttttttttaattttttatgttTCGGTTTTTTATTACTGAGAAAGCGTTTTCATGCGTATTGTTGTCAGCAATAGTTTATATGCATTTAATTTCATGCAGACGTTCATTCATTTGGTAAAACAATCGTTTACATTGCCTTCACTCCAAATTTAATGgagaaaacaaaagaagGGATACTGGGTAGAAAAAGATGATTACTTTATTTCCGAATTAGGGCTGCtatctttattaatatgTCGTACGCTTATTTAAGTTTGTAATAGTAGTTTCTATTGAAAAGCTTTCGGAATAGGATATATCTCTCGCATTTTTTCGTATTGATTTCGGAATCTGTATCTGAGTCTGAATCTGAGTCCATGTGCACTACTTCTTCGGAGATTCATTAGTTAAACTAagtttaaattaatttcgTTCGAAATGttctgtttttttttccaaatttatatatttttgcaGGTAAGTAGGTCTTCGAAGTTCTTAAGGTCAGATGGGAAACCTTTCACCTAGAGACTACCCTGATAAATCTCAATCCTACCTCGCGCGTGAGCGGGTGTGAAGGATACCGGACTACATCATTTATGCGAAGACGGTTTTTGGAATGTTTAGAATAAAGAAATggttaattaaaaattaaattactttcgaaaattgaatttactcactatctttattatcaatttagTTTAATTTAATCTTAATGTAGGGGTTTCCTACAGGTTTATtacttaataaaatatataatttcaCTAGTTGTAGGTTCGATTGTTAAACTTTGAACCTTTtttcttaaattttttattttttttaatttcgaaataattaaaattaaacaatCCCATAATTTGTTTAACCACAATTACCAATCTCACTCTGTATGCTTTATTTAGGCATGTCCTGATGCATCCATGCATATGTCTTATATTTCGTCTCTTCTTTTCTCTTTATCTTTTTAGTTTCTCGACTAGTTTTTACCgacaaaatatatttctatcATCTTGCAAGGTACAGACACTCTCACTTGATATTATCGTTATTACTGTATTATCAATAGAATTAAATTTNNNNNNNNNNNNNNNNNNNNNNNNNNNNNNNNNNNNNNNNNNNNNNNNNNNNNNNNNNNNNNNNNNNNNNNNNNNNNNNNNNNNNNNNNNNNNNNNNNNNNNNNNNNNNNNNNNNNNNNNNNNNNNNNNNNNNNNNNNNNNNNNNNNNNNNNNNNNNNNNNNNNNNNNNNNNNNNNNNNNNNNNNNNNNNNNNNNNNNNNNNNNNNNNNNNNNNNNNNNNNNNNNNNNNNNNNNNNNNNNNNNNNNNNNNNNNNNNNNNNNNNNNNNNNNNNNNNNNNNNNNNNNNNNNNNNNATATGGTCTACTGCAATGTCTTGATTATTGCTCAGTTCCTGTTTAACTTTTGCTGTATTACTAAACACAGAGATCCTgcattttaatattttatttaatttggGTACTCTCCACTTAGTATCCTCATTATTTCACAGTTCAACTTATACTCTAAACGTTTTGAAACACCGGTTTAAGAACCCAGTTTTAGtgaatgaaaaaaatatttctacGAACTGACTACAATCGTGTTCTATTTGTTCGGTTTCTacatttttctttagtCAAATTTTCTTTCCTTTAAACGTTTTTAAAACTGAATTATTAAGAATTTCTTGAATGTTTCTGTTTCgacttttatttttttggaatttttatttaatataaatattgaacTCATCTCTAAAGGTATATTCGAAAATATTCCTTAGAGTATCTTCAATTACATATGTAAAttgtatttcttttttactcgctgttattattataattatatcatGATTCTACACTCATATAAATTACAAGGATTTtttacaattgaaaaaaaacccatctttaattaataattcaataatatccTCCAAAGTGaatgaatatgaataaCAGACCAATTCTTGTGCCAAACTTCGATCTTGGAATAGATATTCTAGTTCCACATTCAGAAGATAACCTGGTGGAAAATACTAAAGATTTCTCCAATGATTTGGCCAAAGACATATTGAGAGACGGTTCTTCTATCGATTTCAAATCGCCGTCTAAAGCTGATGAGAATCTCGATAACTATCAGTATGGTAATAGCTATTTTACAGATGCTTTCTCAATGAACAAGTTTCATAATCGTAACACTCCTCTCAATGAGCAATCGCTAAGCCCAAAAGATATGGATGTCAATGACTCATTATATCATAGTAATTCAAACACATTAACTTACTCTCAATCAAATGACCTTCAGTatgatattaatgatataaatttaaatcagATATTTACTGTTGATGATCTAATGGCAATCAAAGCCAGAAGTTATAGTACTACTGCTATTTCTAACAACAATAGGGGAGAAGTTTCTCAAGTCGAACTAATTGAATCGACTCCATTAGATGGGGTTTCTGTGGAAACTTCATTTCCTGAAATATCTAATGCTAATGATCTACGGTTCAAAAATACAGATTATTTCAAACCGTTTGATATGCAATCAAGAGTCATGAGTATTCCAGATTCGAAcgaattaaaaaaaatggttGATGAAATTAAGAGAAACTCTATCGTGACTATAAGTCCCCCATCTACTGATGCTGGAATGGGTAAAAAAAGTAGAAGGAGATCTACTGCTAGACAAACACAATGTAGCTTTTGTTTGAAAGTTTTTAACCAAGCTTCTCACTTCGAAGTTCACATCAGATCTCACATTGGTTACAAACCACATAAATGTCGGTTTTGTAATGTATGTTTTACGCAAAGTGGTAATCTAAAGACTCATGAAAAATTACACACCAGTGAGAAAGATTTTGAATGTGAAATTTGCAATAAAAAGTTTTCAAGAAAAGGTAATTTGGCTTCTCATATTGCCACACACAACCGTTTGAGACTACACATTTGTAAATTTGATCATTGTAAAAAATCATTCACTCAATTAGGTAACATGAAGGCTCATCATAATAAGTTCCATCGTGAAACGATGGCAAGATTGagtaatatattattgaatatttctGCTGAGGATTCATTATCCGATGACGATAAATACATGCTTCAATACTACTTGACGGTTTATAAGAATTCAAAAAGGTTGAATCTATTGACACCATTTTTAAACATGCCGTTAATTAAGGAGGCGATATCTCTGCCAACAACGACAGGATTATAAATAGgtttgtaaataattttagaaATCAACTATTTGCTGGTGAATAAGTTGATGCTTTAATGTTAGggtttttttatttaatttattagttTCTTTAATACATTAATATTCATATTCTCAAACTTACAAAccttaaaatatcatttgaCAAATTTTGGACCAATGATGCTTCTTAGTCtaaatgtattttattgttatagTTCAAAgattcatatttttattgctATTACATCTAACAATAACGTCGTTCGTAAACAACACGAAAACGCggatataatattattatgattTGTTAATATACTTGAATCACGAAATCAATGAAAACGCAGTATAATTAGCTCTCATGACTAGTTTTCATGATCatataaaatgaaacaTCTTAACTAAACCAAGCAATTTCATATTGTATCAAGTTGAAAAGTTACTGATTGTGTAACCAcagaaaattatattaatatataaataaatgaatatatgaCTAGAATAAgacaataacaaaaatatccTTAGAATGAAACCCAATAGACCTTTATTTGCTCAATTATCtaatacaatatataatactaaacaaacatttaaaaatgataacaaGCCAAACTTAGTCACTAGCTTCCAGTACTATTACAGTTtacaatttaataaactaAACTTAGGTGATAATACTTCTATCGGAATGATAAAGAATATTAGTTACAATaccaattttaaaagatacATCAGAAAGGAGTGGGATTTATTATCTACTACAAGCAAACGACTGTATACAGCATTATACatttatgataataatattaactATAAAAGTTTAAATGCTTTTGAATTAGCAAAAATGATGGAAATTGAAACACCTGTCTCAAGTGAATATATGTTGTTCCGTTGTAATTTTAAGAAACATTTCGAGTTGATAAACAATGAACAGAAAGGTAATTCAATGAAGAGAACTATCATTAATAGATATCATGTAAGTTTACAAAAGCGTATTCTTGGAGTAAGGAGAAACTCtggaattaaaattaataaatatattcaatctgaaaataaaaatattagcAGAACATATCAAGAATTTTGCAGGGAGTGCAGAAAAGTCTGGAAGGAAAACGTATCTGAACTAATGAAAGAACAACTGAGGGAAAAGTTAAACACCcaaacaattaaatttgaaagtGTCATTGAAAAGGAAAGAGACATTCTGgaaatgaatttgaatagAATTTCCAACATTCTTTCAAAAAGTAAGGATACACAGGTAGACTTctataaattaaaagaagaacGGCCTGATCAGCTAAGCAAAGATCTGAAGTTCACCTTAGcttatttgaagaaagtATAACTTTTCATAATCTTTTTCCACACTTTAACAAGAGAACAAGGTACTAATATATTCctaatttttaaattcatatCCCAgtccatttttttttttgactTGTCTTATAAAAGGATAAACTTATAAACATCTATCTTTATATaacataattatatatatatatatatatatatatattatgtgTGCTTATAATCCATTTAAGAGTCATTTAAAACTTAATCATATCTAATGTTATATAATGAACTGTATGTGCCACAATGCGTTAATGAACTGTGGCCGCATTATAGCTCagtaatttcaatatttcaatattgaaattgacacaacaatattttaaagcTAAGAATAATTAAGGATACATTAAATATAAGgtattaattattaacttttactggtaattttttattattttgaaaaaaattgtttgaCTTATAAAACTgttacaaataataaagtatTAATTTGTTAGTTGTAAATGACTTATATAAAACTATAGAGGCTTCTACTCTTTTTCTTGGAAGTCTACTACTAAacttaataatatttctagATTTCTAGACATCATACGTgt of Tetrapisispora phaffii CBS 4417 chromosome 6, complete genome contains these proteins:
- the YAF9 gene encoding YEATS domain-containing protein YAF9 (similar to Saccharomyces cerevisiae YAF9 (YNL107W); ancestral locus Anc_2.170) encodes the protein MAAPVSKRIKTLSVTRPIVFGNTAKKFGDVRPPNAPTEHTHLWTIFVRGPQNEDISYYVEKVVFKLHDTYPNPIRTVEAPPFELTETGWGEFEINIKIYFVQESGEKNISFYHHLRLHPYIFTTDQKPIPEQMNEVSSSFYDEIIFNEPNEAFFKILMSKPGNLLPSNKTKDCVFSKQLEQEEIYRIQNGINTIKGQIEELKANITQKLKENESKN
- the TPHA0F01770 gene encoding uncharacterized protein (similar to Saccharomyces cerevisiae YNL108C and TFC7 (YOR110W); ancestral locus Anc_2.169): MTVKTIYIARHGYRSNWLPQGPYPPPPTGVDSDVPLAEHGLTQAKELGHYILSLNNQPELLFSSPFYRCIQTSEAIAALLELPIYLDTGIGEWYKPDRAIIPVPASYEVLSQLFPTKISDDWSSTILPSDKGETEEDIFNRCKTFWPKFIDTLEDSFPNIETIILVTHAATKIALGLSLLKKSSARDAIDSEGTLIRSGSCSLDKYELLETEYSKDDDSTFVLPFEKRTWKITMNGNTEYLTKGEEMNWNFQSSFEAGSDADIRARMMAAAEKGEAPDASINNSHKAETETVYVSVDIPSKNYRNTHTIDRAATLQYSGLEENSPLFKIGDKIYEGQWKKLVGTELAFPNAAKVMNKKVSLEHTIPKPLDLINQDNQTSNNASIDNPEEPTSVNSIATEKDKNDVHPEKIYKITDRIILSEVKPM
- the TPHA0F01780 gene encoding nucleotide diphosphatase (similar to Saccharomyces cerevisiae YOR111W; ancestral locus Anc_2.168); the encoded protein is MLETYLSGYDVILGSSSPRRYEIVHDNLGLQTFKVIVPEFEENLDKQNYLNRPIDYVRDTSRYKAEGILDGLKEECKLKEHNSSKPIIVVCADTVIIDKDNKIYEKPKSSEDQFNNLKKYCYSNEIFSVITGVTLILFDPYISQHKMLAFDDKTDLYFDSSVPTELIDYYVKSGEGMNAAGGFKIQDTSGSFIKKIEGDFYNVIGLPLNKTVMNIFKLIN
- the CYB5 gene encoding Cyb5p (similar to Saccharomyces cerevisiae CYB5 (YNL111C); ancestral locus Anc_2.166), encoding MYVYINCLNFILNKLERSHLLSFIFLKLYCSDCSLYTVFLRIRQIPIATKATKIKQYDMSKIYTYEEIAEHNTTESSWIVIEGKVYNVTKFLDEHPGGDEIIFDLAGTDATENFEDIGHSDQALKVLKTLYIGDVDKNSKPIAVKKTVNDHAESGEPWQGNANIVMVLAAIFFYVAYQWGNK
- the TPHA0F01810 gene encoding C2H2-type zinc finger protein (similar to Saccharomyces cerevisiae AZF1 (YOR113W); ancestral locus Anc_2.162), which produces MNMNNRPILVPNFDLGIDILVPHSEDNLVENTKDFSNDLAKDILRDGSSIDFKSPSKADENLDNYQYGNSYFTDAFSMNKFHNRNTPLNEQSLSPKDMDVNDSLYHSNSNTLTYSQSNDLQYDINDINLNQIFTVDDLMAIKARSYSTTAISNNNRGEVSQVELIESTPLDGVSVETSFPEISNANDLRFKNTDYFKPFDMQSRVMSIPDSNELKKMVDEIKRNSIVTISPPSTDAGMGKKSRRRSTARQTQCSFCLKVFNQASHFEVHIRSHIGYKPHKCRFCNVCFTQSGNLKTHEKLHTSEKDFECEICNKKFSRKGNLASHIATHNRLRLHICKFDHCKKSFTQLGNMKAHHNKFHRETMARLSNILLNISAEDSLSDDDKYMLQYYLTVYKNSKRLNLLTPFLNMPLIKEAISLPTTTGL
- the CIM1 gene encoding mitochondrial HMG-box protein CIM1 (similar to Saccharomyces cerevisiae YOR114W; ancestral locus Anc_2.161); amino-acid sequence: MKPNRPLFAQLSNTIYNTKQTFKNDNKPNLVTSFQYYYSLQFNKLNLGDNTSIGMIKNISYNTNFKRYIRKEWDLLSTTSKRLYTALYIYDNNINYKSLNAFELAKMMEIETPVSSEYMLFRCNFKKHFELINNEQKGNSMKRTIINRYHVSLQKRILGVRRNSGIKINKYIQSENKNISRTYQEFCRECRKVWKENVSELMKEQLREKLNTQTIKFESVIEKERDILEMNLNRISNILSKSKDTQVDFYKLKEERPDQLSKDLKFTLAYLKKV